In one window of Paraflavitalea soli DNA:
- a CDS encoding RagB/SusD family nutrient uptake outer membrane protein, with protein sequence MKRSLSIYTLAILLVCVLAGSACKKILEQTPKNSTYGEVFWKSARDYSGAMAGNYALLRDALTDKNNRYYMYGDAIAKNYFTIKYNGDGLEGIQNGDFTFKYNLNSLGDWTKFFKTITMSNLIIDKVNKSTDADFSDLTSDIQQFKNKIKGQALFLRAFTYFEMTRVWGDVPMVIESYEDPLTAPQLPRTPAVDVWKQIEKDAKEAAALLEWGYAVKQERAVTANRGAAYALLTHLYLWRATMSNLNSTVPNPVDVNNADTTVTKLLAQGGYTYTDTTNYYMTFIGRNNTVTSSEGIFQLYMDDRTQEGSKYHIGLEFLRGEEYVDYFGNSARFWVPSAYFNNNYQFWFWNGSDWVRPLDTMDIRYRKNFDYVNSTEPMCRKYSNVVYRNPGQSLDAYLSNDMIIFRYADMKLLQAEIALYKNDLPTAIQIINDNRERNGSNPANRVDDTYTRDDLMWEYVTERGKELYLEGHIYYDLLRTRKYEDFIDWLTASRFTRGGFYWPVNPGLFKENRFLVQTSYWLGKI encoded by the coding sequence ATGAAACGCAGTTTATCAATATATACCCTCGCCATATTGCTGGTGTGTGTGCTGGCGGGTAGTGCCTGTAAAAAAATACTGGAACAAACCCCTAAAAACTCTACCTATGGCGAAGTGTTCTGGAAATCAGCCCGCGATTACTCAGGCGCCATGGCAGGCAACTACGCCTTGCTAAGAGATGCCCTGACCGATAAAAACAACCGTTACTATATGTACGGGGACGCTATAGCCAAAAATTACTTTACCATTAAGTATAATGGCGACGGGTTGGAAGGTATCCAGAATGGTGATTTTACTTTCAAATACAACCTCAACTCCCTGGGTGATTGGACCAAATTCTTCAAGACCATCACCATGAGCAACCTCATCATCGACAAGGTCAATAAATCAACCGATGCTGATTTCAGTGACCTGACCAGTGATATCCAACAATTCAAAAATAAAATAAAAGGCCAGGCCCTCTTTCTCCGGGCATTCACCTATTTTGAAATGACCCGGGTATGGGGCGATGTGCCAATGGTCATTGAATCCTATGAAGATCCCCTCACTGCTCCTCAACTTCCTCGTACGCCCGCCGTTGATGTATGGAAACAAATTGAAAAAGATGCCAAAGAAGCCGCAGCCTTATTGGAATGGGGGTATGCTGTAAAGCAGGAAAGAGCGGTGACCGCCAACAGGGGCGCAGCTTATGCATTGCTTACACACCTCTACCTTTGGCGCGCCACCATGAGCAACCTCAACTCCACTGTACCCAACCCGGTGGATGTGAACAATGCCGATACTACCGTTACTAAACTGCTGGCGCAGGGTGGTTACACCTACACCGATACCACTAATTATTACATGACCTTTATCGGTCGTAACAATACTGTTACTTCTTCCGAAGGCATCTTCCAGTTGTATATGGACGACAGAACACAGGAAGGGTCCAAATACCATATTGGCCTGGAATTCCTGCGTGGCGAAGAATACGTGGATTATTTTGGCAACAGTGCGCGCTTCTGGGTACCCTCTGCCTATTTCAACAACAATTACCAGTTCTGGTTTTGGAATGGTTCTGATTGGGTAAGACCGCTTGATACCATGGACATCCGCTACCGTAAGAATTTCGATTATGTAAATTCTACCGAGCCCATGTGCCGCAAGTACAGCAATGTAGTGTACCGCAACCCCGGCCAGAGCCTCGATGCTTACCTGAGCAATGACATGATCATCTTCCGCTATGCAGACATGAAACTCTTGCAGGCAGAAATCGCCCTGTACAAAAATGACCTCCCTACAGCCATTCAGATCATCAACGACAACCGCGAAAGAAATGGTTCTAATCCTGCCAACCGCGTAGATGACACCTATACCCGTGATGATCTTATGTGGGAATATGTAACAGAACGGGGGAAAGAATTGTACCTGGAAGGTCATATCTATTATGATCTGCTCCGCACAAGGAAATATGAAGACTTTATAGATTGGCTTACTGCAAGCAGGTTTACCCGTGGCGGCTTTTACTGGCCGGTAAACCCTGGCTTATTCAAGGAAAACAGGTTCCTGGTTCAAACCTCTTATTGGCTGGGCAAGATCTAA
- a CDS encoding fasciclin domain-containing protein: MKNIIPGIFVLLIAASLVSCKKDGYKNDGGTHDPRVNMTTYDFLKSKPQFSSLIRLIDRAGLKDAINGNITFFASTNFSVDEFVRARYYKKAKELNDENIIYTLDSLPLQEIKDSLKMYMYTGDLGRDKLTLEGKYIQNLLGTIPNTAFYIKLRRVKADDFNPYLNYVDYINFTKVIATRDETEPDPKKIPAKDKDMSVDCQTTGIITTTGIIHVLDDYHRLFFNTEELPK, encoded by the coding sequence ATGAAAAATATAATTCCAGGCATATTTGTTCTCCTGATAGCGGCAAGCCTCGTATCCTGCAAAAAGGATGGCTATAAAAATGATGGCGGCACACACGATCCCAGGGTCAACATGACAACCTACGATTTTCTCAAATCAAAGCCCCAGTTCTCTTCCCTGATACGATTGATAGACAGGGCTGGTTTAAAAGATGCCATCAACGGCAATATCACCTTCTTTGCTAGTACCAATTTCAGCGTCGATGAATTTGTTCGAGCTAGATACTATAAAAAAGCTAAAGAACTGAATGACGAAAATATCATATATACCCTAGATAGCCTACCGCTGCAGGAGATAAAAGATTCATTAAAGATGTACATGTATACTGGTGATCTGGGCAGGGATAAGCTCACATTGGAGGGGAAATATATTCAAAACCTCTTGGGTACTATACCTAATACAGCTTTCTACATCAAACTAAGAAGAGTAAAGGCCGACGATTTTAACCCTTATCTTAATTATGTGGATTACATCAATTTTACTAAGGTGATCGCTACCCGTGACGAGACCGAGCCTGATCCGAAGAAAATTCCCGCAAAAGACAAAGACATGAGTGTTGACTGCCAAACCACCGGCATCATCACTACCACCGGCATTATTCATGTACTGGATGATTACCACCGGTTATTCTTCAACACCGAAGAGTTACCTAA